The following nucleotide sequence is from Populus nigra chromosome 15, ddPopNigr1.1, whole genome shotgun sequence.
ataataaatttttatttttattttcgaaGTTCAGAATAGGCTTTTTTAACCAATTAATTacaactattatttttatttttctatcataaaccttctttttatttctatcttttCCATGCATGATATGTTACCATTTTGGTATCAAAATAATGGTTCAGACTAATATGAAAAGtgatgaaaaataatcaaacgtTGGTCATTGAGAAACAATTGAAATTAATACATAAGGttagattttgaagaaattgatgAGTAAATAAAGCTTCTCAAGCAGAATTTAgataaataatttctaaattaaatctaattgcgaaatttattaaaattagatcATGATGGTCTTGCAACTTTCGAGTCACGAGAATTGAAGAGTAAAGCGGGTGAGCACTTACAATTTAATACCATCTTTCAAATTGCATGGCATGAACTTAATTAATTGTctttctttgaagaaaaaagatgaggGGTTGGATCATATTTCAAGATGGTCAAATAACTTGAACATTTTACTATGTTTTCTGAATGGTAAGGTGAAGGTGTGATTCTGGGATTCGTAGGCTTACCGGGATGATCTAGCTCGGGATAGGTTTGTTAAGACTTTGTGTTCACGAATTGGCAATAGAAAATTCATTGATGCAATGAAAGAATAATTTGATAAGTTGCATGAGGGGACAATGTGGAGGAGTATTATGAGTAGTTTGAGTGAGGAATTGAGAGTAGTGGTAATagaacatatttgtttttatgtttaaaggAGATATTTATGTAGCACAAACACgttttaaacaatataaaaaaggtGATACTAGTCATAAATTAGATTGGATCAAATAagctagttttattttaatttggtgataaaaaaaatagacaattacaataaatagatcaaatttaaaaacaacaaaagtgATACTGATAAACtaagcaaaaatatttttgtaaaatgaGACAAATAATGTAATTCAATTTTCAACTCATTAAacacaaaatgatgaaattaaaagttaaaatgacAAACCTGTAACTCATGGAGTAAAAggcaagtcaactcgggttaatccGTCAAACTCACGATATAGGTCATACGATGGGGATAACctactaaaaaagaaaacataaaaaaccacaaaggtgaaaataaattaagtaaaaaaaatagtgtcaatacgtgttaatttttcaaactcgtaACCCTAGATATTGGATTGAAAGtaccttatataaaaaaatcataaaactcaactctcaactaattaaatgttgaagaattaacttggaaaaagaatactgattatataaaaggatctaaaaaaatgacaattaaaataatgaggatcaaaattaaaatacaaaataagttttattttttattgaagggtactaaaatgaaaatgaaaattaattgaacaaaaaaaaatcaaaattgaaataaaaaataaaaaaaaaattattaaaagataaaattgaaaaacaaatcaatttaacaaaatgcccaaaacaataatcaaaataacaaggaccaaattgaaaacaataatatttggtaaattgagattgaaatataaaattgaaaacaaacataaaattttacaaaaaagccaaacaaaaataaaaaaataaaaacgaaaaTTGAAATATCAACAACAAAGAATATTAAGATGTAGTTTTTCATGAaggagatagaaaaaaaaatccatcagcAACAAACCAAACCACTACCGCCTACACGCACAACAACTTCAAGAAGAGGACATCGAATAGTGCACCATACACGCCcccaatatttttcattattatgttttatatttgatgaAATATCAAACTACATCTAAAATGATCTAACAATAACCAAAAAACCATTgcaaaaagatgaaaatgccTTAAgatattagttttatttcttaaaggtattttgatcatttcattgtactttttattttttatatttaattaattattaaactgCCCGTGagcaaaattgataataataaaaaaatcattgtgaaaatACTAAATTTTCCCTTGTACAAGTTCTAATTTATTTACTTCTAAAAGTAATTTAGTTGTTTCATTAtacatttaaaatgaaaaagaaaagaccagaatatattataaaaattcatgGTGATATATTTCTATATTTGACAATATAAATCCCAACATCCCAAGTAATTTCTTGTTTTCCATTATTGAGCATCCTTGAGGACAAGGATGATTTCAATGAGAGGgaaatttttatagaaatgataaaaaaatattataaaataactagaaaTTTACCAAATCACGTAGGAAAACATATTCTTTTTTAGAACTTTGgcattttttttgcatttttttatttgttgaaaaaagggtaaaaaactAGTGATGGCAATGTTTATATtctgtaaaaaaaacatcaaattactaattctttattttttatttgcttaattaTAACTTCTTTGAggcattattttttgaaaaagaatttgTGCAGATGAAGAGATAATATATCGCTTTAGGTCAAATCACAGGAGGTGACACCAAAATTAGTCCCTCTTAgagaatctttcttttcttgcacACATGTAGACTACATTTTATtgctgaaaaatgaaaattacatCAATTTCATAGACAttttattgatagaaaaaattatacatcTTATTCGtacaaaaaatgatgataaaatacCAATGTTTATTTGCCCTTATATATCGCTCTACAAACAAATGAACCGAATAATAAATAGCCAACTAGCTGTCTGAAATCTCTTCTCCGCCTCGTTTCTCCATTTCTTCTCCAAATAAATCGCAGCCCTAAAGAACTACTTTAACCCTTCACCAATTGATGAGGGAAAGCCACAGACCATATTACAGGTCTCATATTCACAAAGAACCTtcaaactaatttaattatataaattaatgtgtaGTGACAAAATCACCTTAATTAATCTTTATGTCTCGAAATCGCACTGGAACATGGGTGGCACAAACGAGTTGAGGTCGCCAAAAATCATGTCGTCACCTTGATCCCCGTAGTTACTTGAATCGAGACAGTCAAAATATGTCTGCACGTCTTCAAGGAAGCTACATGGTGTCGGGTCTAAGCCCGACGGTGGGGTTGGGGGGCAATCTGTCACTGCTGTCATTTCCATCATCTCCTTGAACTTCGATGATTGAAGTAAGAGCCCTAGGGCAGATGAAGGATTCGTTGCTGGCCGTGGTTGAGTTAATGTAGTTTCACTAGGTTGGTAGGTTTGCTGGTTTTGAAGGAAGCTGGTTGTTCCAAGCTCTTGGTTAGGGTTAGGATGAGTTGAATTATCAGTGCCTATGATAGGGTTAGGGAGATCCAgatcattattgttatcactgtTAATTTGATTGGGTTTTAGCCATTTGATGTACCGGCTAAGATCGAAGTTGGTAACAGCATTCAGGCCACGGTACTCTATAGCCGCCATATCGTAAGCGGTGGCAGCTTCTTCTTGAGTAGCTGTAAAAATCAATGAGACATAATCAGTGCTGGTTTTCCTTCcattaaattaaagataaattgatTGAAGTTAGGATCAATCCGTTTGCGTGCAGAATCGGCAGTTTGAAAACTTTTCTTCGCGCAGACTACTAATATACAAGGGTTAATTATTGGATGGCTTCGCAAGAAAAAATCGGTTGATCAATGTTAGGATTCATTTTGCATGTAAAAGGATGGTGGGAGCTTGAGAATTTCTGTGCATGCGATGTAATGTCGTTAATGAACACGTACATTTCTCTGGAATGTGCATAATAGCATTAATTCGAGAGGTATTTGTCCCAAGATCGGAAAGAGAATCCCAAGTTATAGGTGAAAAGTGAAACATCGAGGAGGAATTTACCATATGTCCCGAGATATAGGTATTTGTTGCCGAATACTCTACCAATCCGAGCTTCCCACCTCCCGTTGTGATGATGCCTggacattaaaattaatttcaataacaCTAATTAAAGTCTCAAGCTATGGGATATGTTGAGTGAGATCCAGCTTAATTATGAGAATTGGCtggattcttcttcttcttcttctttttattggcTTTTATGATTGAAAATCCTGAGGCTTCAGAATTGTATACACTATCTGTAATTAAAGAACAAGGCTAGAGTAAATAAAGTACCTAGCAACTCCTCGATATTTTGAAACTCCACGAGAAAAGCCACTGCTTTTCCTACAGATTTGAACATAAATAAGAATCAATTTGCTGTATAAATTAGTTCATCAATTTAGCAATTCCGTATGCAAAGATTCATTTCCACAACCATAGATGCAAGAAGCTTATACCTTCTCAATGATCCAATGCACTCCTCTCTCGACTGACCCTCCATTTCTTTCAGTTCATTTTGGTATGTCGACAACTATAACCAATAATACAGCAGATTCCTGCGTTAATCATCTGAATATatctgaactttttttttctttttttcatatatattatagACATAAGATTACCGGAAAATTAAGAATTGTCTCAGGACCCCAGTACTTCAGTGCTGCTAAGTCATAAGCATGCGCTGCcgcttcttcatcatcataggCACCTGAAAAGTAGTCATCACATATGCCATAAGAACTACAGCTCAatctcaaactttattttccaaattttatagcacttttttttttcattggctttactaagaaattaaaagcatgtaattaattatgataCGTACCAAGGTAAACTGCATTATCCAAGTATCGCAGCAGATTAAAAACCATCGGCCATTGccacagaaagaaaaaataatgcacATCAATTAATACATTGCTCCATAATAATCTCtactgtttaaaaaaaatgataatgtaGGTGGTGAAAATCAATAACCTTGTCGTCCTTTCTTGTTCTGTGATTCATTCCAGCAATTCTTATCCCACAAATGAGCTTCATATCGGCCGGTCCACCGGTGCctgaaacaataattaatatgtACAATGGTATCATTTTTAGgaaaggagaaagagagaaaaattaagaatagaAGTAATAAATTTGAACAAGCAGAAGAACTTATAACAACGAATTGAAGCCATGCAAATGATTTATAACCTAGTAACGCCACGATAAATGGAGCTGCGTTGAGGAGGAGAGTCTCTTGGAACACTTCTCCTTGTTCGTTTCACCTTGGTCACGCCATTAGTCgtgttattattgttacttgctgtgttttttgtgttctgctgtgataaTTTCGCCATGAAAACTAAGCCGCACGCGTCCAACAGCTAGATTAAAATGGGATAAAATTTGAGAGATATGACTGAGCTCTCCAATGAGGAGGCTTTTAAAGGAATGATAGGGAAGAATAGGGTTAGAAAAGCGTGTGCTGTCAAATAATAAGAAACGGCCGGCTAGTGAGCGAACTGTTTTGGAGGCCGTCTAACCGGCCCTTGTGGTTTCTTCTCTCTTGTCTTtacctatatatttttatgtgctGTTTCAATGAAACAGGTAATGATATCGAAGCTCAGTTAATTTCACTTTTCATCTATTGTTTTTTCCCCTCGCCAACGAGGTTTCAACTAGCGTCCATGTCCTGCTCCTactaaaatatcttaatttcgAGGGTTTTgtttgtataaaaaaagaaaagaaatattattatttttttattcataatatattAACACTTTAATGCAACATTAATTATCATGTTATGTTTGATGAAGCGAAGGCTTAATATTGTCATAAATCACTGTCACTTAAAATATTGTTCCAGTACTGATCATGTGTGTGTGTTCACGAAGattgttttcatttaattttaatttaagttcaGTTTAACTATGGTTAGTTTAAGGTTATTACAATCTTAATCTTGATAGGCTGGTGTGGTGATGATTAAAGATATTTGtcttctctcttgattttttaaattagattagaTATATAGGTGCAAGCTACTCTAATGGGGGTCgggttaagttaattttttaaaaaatattaaaaaataatgttcatgCAACACTAGtgtttttaagaaagaaaaaaaaatctaagacttaaattattgatttgagTGGGTTTAATTAGCctggttaatttaataaaataatcaaataaaaaacattgatagtaaataaaaagagagaaaaaaaggcaaTAATTAACCTCAAAAAATAAGATGTCAATATCATATCatacttatatttaataatttaatctaatttacttcaaaacaaaatatctataaaaataaaataaatttaaaaaataatgataaacaaaaaGATCTGAGATAACCCAGGTCATTctcaaaattagtaaaaaatcctAACACCGTAAAATTTTAGACTTGGGTTCAATCGAGAAACTCActttataatcaatttaatgttgaagtatgaaattagaagaaaacatcaacattaaaaaaattgtcaagATGAAAaggataacaattaaaataataagaatcaaatctggtgataaaaaaaaactttaagaggatgaaattgcaaaaaaaaatcacttttaaaaatcatctcaaataaaacaaatattaataaagaaaCAGGGACCAAATCTCACATGTAAAGAAAtcgagatgaaattgaaaaaaatctaatttcataactcattttaaataaagcaaatagtaatcaaaagaacataattaaatatgaaggaaaaacaaatggaagtgctactttttaaaatttagagtcCTGAGCGCGAAAATCAATAAGAGAAGagggaaagaaggaaaaaaaatatcatccacGTCAAATTAAAAGTTAGTTAGTCATGCACGTCGCGTCGTAATAGAATCAGATATCAACTCACACGCCTCTTGAAGATAGTAAAGACAACCCACATGGTTGGCGCGTGCCaactaacttttatttttaataataatatatatttattaaaatatcaaattacctTTATCAGTCATcttgattataataaataaataaatatgtaaaactATGATGAAAGTTAAAAATGAAAGCCaacttaataaattttgattctaaaGGCACTTAAGTCATTTTGCTTTGTAAAGAAGGAGAAATGATGAAATAGCCTCCTGACaccaattgaatattttttttgctttcaataataattaaatcattttattgaacATGAAACATATAGAAAGATCGTTATGTCCATATCAATATTGTCATCTACAGAAAAACTATTCACAATCCAAAGTGTAAATACCAAGCAGTTTTagctttttgttaattaatatttaatatttttattaaattcttttaaatgcaTGAAATTAATATGGAGGGTGCATTCCTAAGTAGCTCGAATAGGGAAATTAATCTTAGTTTACGTAGAAGTCTTGGCagccaatcaattttttttatataaaaaaaatgtaacaaaTCAATTCCACGCGTGGAGATGTTGACACATATGGACTTATTAGAACAGCGAGAGTGTTGAAGACGAAAATCTCAATGTACCATCATCCGTCATACATGGGAATAATTTGccaatgctttttatttatttgcttgtcGAAAATAGATTACTTCGTAGTCAATACCATGTTCTcttttcatagtttttaaagCTGTTCTAGTTTAAGATACAGATCTTAAATTTTGGTCGGATCATCAAGTTtattgggttaattttttttaaaaaaattaaaataatattgttttaataaaaaaaattaacaagtcaTAACCAAGTATTTAATCGAgttagtttagattttttttttttaacccaactCAATTTCAATCCTGAATCAACCAGATTTTAAATCAACCTACTAGATTAAActaggtttcaaaactatactctcggtgattttatcttttttttatagtgtgATAAGAAACCGAAAGTCGATTCAGAATCCAATCTGCCTTCtcagggaaaaaaatcaaataaaaaatatttacattttaattgaaattagatTTGTTTATGGTAATGCATTATTATATCcagtaattaaatataaataaaagtgattCGTCTCAATCAATGGtgcgtgtgtgtatatatagaaTTTCCGAAAAGGAACTCTCTCATCTTCAATGTGATTGGATGGAATTAAAAGAGACAAAACTTCACGTAACTTTCAGAAGGAAATATTAGGCTGTCATAATTCAAGCAGACTTTTTTCCAGCGTATTGAATTGACGTTTACAGTTGGTAAAGCCAGCTCTTCATTCATCGCTGGACTGCGGCTGGCTAGTTTTATATGGATTTTATTGGGAGTAttattatagttgttttttaaagtatattttatattgaaatatattaaaataattttttttattttaaaaaaattatttttgaaatcaggatattaaaacgattcaaaacatataaaaaaataatttttaaccaaaacaatttaatttttttagaaatacggGTCAATCAATATTTTCATACGCTCTCTGTATAttacttttaacaaaaaaaaattagtaaactataattgtttttcaatatattttttattttaaaatatattaaaataatatttttttaatttttaaaaatatttttaatattaacacatcaaaataataaaatattaattaaaaattaaaaaaatattttttaaaaaaaattttaaaacataaaaacagatAATTTTCACATACAACTAGAAACCTGTGTCCATAAACCAAATGAAGCCGAACCAAAACCCAAATCAAGCCAGCCGAGCAACATCTTCTATGATGAGCAGACGAATCCCAAGGATGCAGCAACCGTCTCAGATGTGCGAAGCTGGAGTCTGGAGACACCCTGCGCCGAGAAGCCAGAACGTTTGAGGGACTGGGGGACTAAGCAACTGTTACATCTTCTATGTTTTAGCtctccttttaatttcattttaatattgattcaattaactttttttttccaattttcatACAATAATATCCATATTGATTCAATTTGTTCACATATAAGAAAGAACGAAAAAATATCACCATCTTCCTTTGAATTCAAACCTGACACTATAACATGAGAAGCAAAGTCATATCCTACtgtttgaattttgattatGCTTTCCGGCTGCTGTCAAGCCGGACTCTAAAAACCAACTCGCAAATCTGTGCACTTCTAGCGagtaaaagtaataataaaaataaaaattatattatttaataataataatagtaaatatgataattgtaatgataataataatagtaaaaataaaaataataatgataatttattatttaatattagatttattagaaattaagtttattttttttgtgttttaccttgttttttattattattcaatattgattttttaaaataaaaaacagccatccagattttttttaacctattaaATAAACCAACTTGCATAGAGTTGGctattatatgatttaattgaaaacgTGCGCAAGGTAAAGATCCAAGTTAAGAAGTTTAAAGATTTATCTTCTTATATGGATTTATAGCTATAATTAATGTAAGATttaactaaattgatttttaattaatccttgaatatttttgaaaactttGTATACACAATGtaatgcaaaataaaagaaatgtaaataaaaaaatcaatgccaaaaaaa
It contains:
- the LOC133674719 gene encoding AP2-like ethylene-responsive transcription factor At1g16060, coding for MAKLSQQNTKNTASNNNNTTNGVTKVKRTRRSVPRDSPPQRSSIYRGVTRHRWTGRYEAHLWDKNCWNESQNKKGRQVYLGAYDDEEAAAHAYDLAALKYWGPETILNFPLSTYQNELKEMEGQSREECIGSLRRKSSGFSRGVSKYRGVARHHHNGRWEARIGRVFGNKYLYLGTYATQEEAATAYDMAAIEYRGLNAVTNFDLSRYIKWLKPNQINSDNNNDLDLPNPIIGTDNSTHPNPNQELGTTSFLQNQQTYQPSETTLTQPRPATNPSSALGLLLQSSKFKEMMEMTAVTDCPPTPPSGLDPTPCSFLEDVQTYFDCLDSSNYGDQGDDMIFGDLNSFVPPMFQCDFET